One Mobula birostris isolate sMobBir1 chromosome 23, sMobBir1.hap1, whole genome shotgun sequence genomic window, TATATACATTTTCCCATGTTAGCCCAAATGACCTCTCCGAGGATCATCACcctgtggtggagaggcttgtgagttcctgaaacCCCAAGAGCGATGTTTCCAAGATCAATGTGTTttactcctggtagggtcaccagtGGAGAAAAGGTCAAggaggaggttccagacaaagagcaatccTCAACGGTAGGGTtggcggaagatgatgacacatcacaatggcagtgaagggtcCGCAGTCGTCTTGCATTCCATACCAGTGGACGCTGACCACGATCGGTCAGTGCTTCTGTGGTGGCTGCCGGTGCAGCAGCCTCCCCATATTAAACAAAGCCGTGCACAGGCGATCTCCAgtaagggaatccaccctaacatTCCGGCTATGTGGATCTTGGATCAGTCTCTACAGCCACATGAGGATTCACCAACAGACAACCCTTTTGGAGAACACCATATGCAACCGGAGTGATTTCACTAGTAACCCAAATGAGAAAGAATACAAGAAAAAACTCAATTTCGATAATGAAAACCATCAAAACAAAAACACTGTGAAGATAAACACTGATTTATTTACACTCAGAAGTGTGGAGAACAAGAGCCTTTCAGTAGGCGTAAACCTTGACCTTCTGAACATCGTTGTCCTCACATTCTCTTTTCTTGTTATAGTAGTAGAAGGTGTTGTCACGTCTTTGGAGTTTCTTCACATATCCTGTTTCTGGCCAACGATCCACCTACATCCAACAGAACAtcgagttcaagtttattgtcattcaactctatacatgtataccgccaaaggAAACAACATTCCTTCGGACCAAAGgggcacagcacagtacatgtaactcacacacaatacatgaagtaatattaccacaactaaattaacaaataataaaatctaTTCTAGAAGAATATATCTCAGCAGTGCTTGCAATTCTTGTATAGGgttttgtggtcagatgccttgtaaTTCCTGTATCAGaaggtgatgcagctggtcaggacactcacaATTTCACCACACCTCTTCAGTAACCCAGACACAAACAGTGGAGCACTATAGAAATTTGGGTTTTACCTCCCATACACACAACCTCGGTAACTCGGATCACCGCTGGTTACACCATTAGTCCCACATTGCTCTCCAAACACACACAGGGTGACTTGTGAATAAAGCACCTTTCCTTCATTGTAGCTGGTTTTAAGCCCTAGAATAtgttctccagcaccacctccgCACAATGACCGCAGTGATTCAAGGCAGAAGCTCCCACCATGTTCCCAAGGGTGGCTCTGAATGAGCAATAAATACAAGACCAACCACTGACACTCACACCTCGTCTTTTGTTTCCAGTGTTTAGTCATTTGGAGGATGTTAACTTTGaaggctgagccagcatttaatttagttaaataatttcatttttttaaatttagagatacgtCATGGTAACGGGCCCATCCAGCTCAATGATCTCGGccatccaattacacccacgtgacttACTAAcccctgtacgtctttggactgtgagaggaaagcagagcatccggagaaaacctatgtggtcatagggagaacttaAAACTCCTTACTGACATCAGTGATATTGAACCCGGGCTGTTGGCACTATGCTACCCTGGTACCCACAATTTAATTATTAAGTAATTTGATTCATCATAAAAATATGCACAAAAGTATGAGCACAAGCCAAAGCAGTTTTACATTCTTAGTGTCACATGGTCAATACATTCAGTGATATTAACACTTTTAAAAAACTTAGCACTGTTACCACTCATGGGCCCCTAAATGGACATACTCATCCATCGTCTGAGGGACTTACCCACCTGACTCAGTCCCTCCATGTGCAGTAGTAGAAGGAACCCAGACAGTGACCCTTCCCCACAGAACTTTTGTGTCAGTGTGcccctcagcacatactcctaCAGCAAGGAATatgccagtcagcagcattcctcTACAAACATCTCATTGTGCTGGGAGCCCAAGTTTCAGGCAGACCAAAGGGTGTCTATCACCAAATTAATGATCATCCAACAGCCCATGACgtccttttttttgtgtgtcCCTGCAAATagcccatagatcagagagtcctgttACACATCTACTGGAGATGAACCAGGAAACAGACTCTTGCATCCATCTCCACACCTCTTATCGAATCCCCAGTCTGCAAAGAGACAGTGCGATATTTGAACTGTATAGGAAAGATCTGACTGGGTTGACCCATTCTTGCCAGCAGCTTATTGTTGAGTTCTGCTGATGAGACATTCTGCCAGATGGTTTTGATGGTTTGCTCAAGGAACTACCCCACAGTGTCCGTAGTGTCCCTGTCCCACAGTGACTGCTGTGCTTTCCACACTGACCACTGGCTGATGATCTTGTAGTCAAAGGTGattgaacattgaacagtacagcacagtacaggccattcggcccacaatgtcgtgctggcattttaacctactccataatcaatcaaacccttcccccaaatttcaaagtaactttattaccaaattacatatatgttaccatatacaaccctgagattcatttacttgtgatcatctcagggttgtatatgagacatgaatgtactttgatcataaaatgGAGGGCTCCTACCTAaccctctatttctctctcactcATGTGCCTCTCTCTGAGTCCCTTAAATGTCACCGATATATCTGCCCCTACTGCCATGCTCGGCAGTGtgttctaccactctctgtgtaatgaccctacctctgacatctcccccaaacattccaccactcaccttaaattctggtattagccattgccaccctgggaaaaaggcgctggctgtccactatcCATGTCCCTTATCaacttatacacccctatcaaatCGTCTCTCATCCTCCTACATAGAGAAAAGCCTTTGTCAAATCGTCTCTCATCCTTCTACAGAGAAAAGCCCTATTTGGCTCGATCTTTCCTCATAATACATGCTCTCTTTTcgaatctttttattattattatccaaaattaacaagagtacattgaagtaagcaacacttacaatgtctcaagaaaaaaaacattaaggattgaaaaaattttggtgattaaaaaaaagagaaaaaaaaacctactaagcatgaaaaagtgagagagaaaaaaacccattaggtgttcaaccctggagccatgcgtcatacaaaaagcttctaaagataagcatcaaactgccagcaagaaaaaaaaatgtaccaaaaatttacaattagatcgtggaggaaatctatcaattaacttagatgataataacgagcaaatgaaccccatcttttctcaaaatcaaacataggttcaaaggttcgacttctaattttctccaaactaagacatagcatcacttgagagaaccattgtgacaaagtgggagcagtgtatccttccacttcaacaaaatggccctcctagctatcaatgtaacaaatgcaataacatgttggtcagacaaagagataccatggatattttgaggaGTTATTCCAAAAAGcgcagttaatttgttaggttgtaaattaaattttaagtgctttaaaaattgtcgaaaaaactgacttccagaactgttccagtatagaacaagaccaaaacacgACATAGGGataacacgagggggaatttctttactcagagagtggtggctgtgtgaaacgaacttccagtagaagtggtagaggtaggtttgatattgtcatttaaagaaaaattggataggtatatagacaggaaaggaatggaagggttatgggctgagtgcaggttggtgggactaggtgagagtaagcatttggcatggactggaagggcctaaaCAGCCTGTTTCCGTGCCGTTATATGGTTCTATGATTAAAatatgtgtgtcagtgtagctgtctcagttttacatctatcacaataactatcaatgttagggaatattttagacaatctctcctgcGTCAAATGGTAATGATGTACAAACGTACACGgtctcttatccaggcagcagcctgataaatctcctctgcaccctctctaaagctttcacatccttcctatatccaTGAGCCCTGTGGATGGTCGGCTTTGGGAAGTTAGGAGATAAGTTAATCACCACAGGATTCTCAGCGCTTGACCTGGCTTTATAGTCATATTGTGTCGATGGCTACTCCAGGTCAGTGTCCAGTCACTGGTGGgacaataagacataggtgcagaattaggccactcactCCTTTTTGGGCCTGCTCCACCGGTCAGTTGTAGCTAATTTGTTGTACTTCCCAactcccttctcctgccttctctccaccaTGCAGCTCGGGCAtcagagctcagagttcaatcccggcaTCCTCTTTAAGAGGCTGTATATCCTCCCCATGAAGTGCTCAGATTTTCCCCGGGTGcaccagtttccacccacagtccaaagacttaatggctaggttaattggtccctgTAAATTggtccatgattaggttagggttaaactgggggctgTGGGATGGTTCAGCTCGAATGGTCTGCTTTgctctgtatcactaaataaataattaattttaGGTGGCCTGACTggccaagaacctatcaacctggttggggtgaagatgatgatgatgccACAGTCTGTCCAGGGGTGAGAGTGGGATTTTGTTATTGCCCAGCACTCATGTGGGTGACTGCCCCCTATAAGTCACATGAAAGAGGAACAGAATGCTTACCCTTCAAGCATTATGAAGTCTGCTGGAAACTGACATGTCAATGGGAATAACACTGATCACAGTTGCAAAATAACATAAGCCAGCTTATGACAAGATGGGAAAACGCAGACAGTATTTTAAGAACAGAACCAGTAATATTGTTACATTATTAGAACTGGAAAACAATTATGTGTTATTTTTCCTTAAAAAGTATACCCAaagtccactttattaggtggacACCTAATAAGCAGGTcgccttgttaatgcaaatatttatttatttatctatctatctgtctatttatttagagatacaatgcggaataggcccttccggccactcaagctgtaccacccagcaacccccaatttatccctagcctaatcctgggacaacttacaatgaccaattaacccactttggactgtgggagtaaactggagcacccggtgaAAACCCGCACATTCCACACGGAGAACGTACAGATTCCTTATAGAGGACACAAGGATTCAATTCTGAACTCTGGAGCCCCCTAACCTATAATAGTGCCACGCTAACTGCTACGATATTGTGGCGCCTTTATatctaatatctaatcagccgctcacgtggcagcaactcaatgcataaaagcatgcagacacggtcaagatgttcagttgttgctcggaccaaatatcagaatggagaagaaatgtgatctaagtgactttgaccgtggaatgattgttggtgccagatggggtggtttgagtatctcagaaactgctgctctcctgggattttcacacacaacagtctctacagtttacggagaatggtgcaCAAAGCAAAAACTATCcaatgagcggcagttctgtgggacaAAACACTttgtaatgagagagatcagaggagaatacctagattggttcaagctgacaggaaggtgacgataactcaaataactacacattacaaccgtggtgtgcagaagaacatctccaaATGCACAACTTGTCGAACCCTGAAAGGGATGggcacagcagtagaagaccacaaacatacactcagtgcagACTTTATTATGTATGGGAGATAAACAAttaagtggccagtgagtgtgtaATAATGTCTAATTCTGAATTGGGGAGTAATCTTAGACCACTTTGATGTTCTTTAAAAATTCCCCCTTGGAGAACCTTGGCCAAATCCTTGATTTTTTTGCTACTTTTATCATTCAGttaagtatatattttacctcCCCTGTTGTTCACTGTGTGCCTTGCAAAGAATAAACTGTCTAGGTAAACTAATTTGTGTCAGCTTCCAACATATTTACATGTTTTAAATTATAATTATTGGAATTGAACAACTCTAAAGCACAACTAGCATCTCTACTGCTttgggagtggtgggtgcgtggatcaacctgccaaggatggtggtggaagtagatccattaggaacatttaagtaacccttagataggcacaaggatgatagaaaaacaAAGGCCTATgttgaagggaagggttagatcgatcttagagtaagttaaaagatcggcacaacatcgtggggtGAAGGagctgcactgtgctgtaatgttctatgttccaggaGTTCTAGGAATATATGAATACCACCAGCGGCAGGTTCCACTCCCAACCAAACACCATCCCATCTTGGAAATACGTCACCAGTATTTCATCATCACTCGGTCTAAATCCTTGAAACACTGAAGGAGGCACCCCTTCACCAGCACTGCAGGGAATCAAGAAGCTGCACTACCATCTTCTCAGTGacaatgtaatgctgagactttatacgGCATTTATCAGATCACATCTGAGTAATGTGAGCAGCttgggtcccatatctaagaaaggatcggATACGCTGGCATTGGCGAAGGCCCAGAgaaagttcaggagaatgagcccagaaatgaaagggttaatgtattagTTGCgattgatggctctaggcctgtacttgctggatgaGGGGGACCTCACAGAGTCAtaccagatattgaaaggcctggacagagtggaaatagagaggatgtttccattagtgggagagtcttggaccagagggcacagccttagaataggatgtccatttagaacagaagtgagaaggaattattttagcaagagggtgttgaatctctggagttcattgccacagacagctgtggaggccaagtcattggatatatttaaagtggagattgataggttcttggttcgTCAGGGTGTTaaaagttatgggaagaaggcaggagagtggggttgggagggataataaatcaactatgatggaatagcagagcagcctCAATgcgccaaatagcttaattctgctcctctgtcttttaGTGATCTGGGATAAACAATGGACACCGGACTTCTCAGTGATGTACACAATTTGTAAACAAAACACAAAAACAACATACCCCATCAACTTTCTTTATCTGCTTGTATTCTACTTCATCCCTGTATCCAGCTTGTTGGAATCTGTATAAATTTTCGATTTCCTCAGTCCAATGTCTGGCACGACTCATAAACTTGGGTTTCACATTCTTTTCTTCAGTTCCATCATTTTGCAGAGACATAATTAATAAATAGCTTCGGGGCAGAAGGAGAGAAGTTACCTTCTAATCTATAGCTGGCTCAAAGCAATCACCTCCCACCACTTTCATGAACCACTTTCATGgtcgttggatctcactgtagatctcttCCGCGCAGTTGCCAAAGCTGACTTCGCATGATAGgccaggcatgtccctatctctctGGGGTATGAGGCCCACCAGCTTGTTGAAGCGGggtaccagggtgtggccgctgtcgcatgcaaacagctacttggagccacgggTATGAGATTAGTGTCCAGTGTGGCCCAAAGCTGAGGTAGCTGCCCAAGAATGGGCACCACAAGCCCCTCCGCTAGAGGTAGCAtccctacaactcactaaccctaacccaaacccacttggaatgtggaaggaaacccatgtggtcaaggCGAGAACATACAAAATGGCAAGAACTGAATCCCGATCACAATCGCTGGCAGTGTAAAGTATtacgctaaccactgcactactgtgctgTGGTTTCAGTGATGGAAAAAACCATACAGTTCGACAATACCCTTTGTAGGAAAAAGTGTACTGTCCTTACCCAGTCGATATTGGACTCCAAACACACCAATGTGGTTGACTCTAAACACCTCTTCAGTTCAGGGGCATTTGCAGATAGACAACAAATGCTGTGTCATTTACAGATAGACAACAAATTCTGTGGCAGTGACCTCCACATCTTTTATGCCTTTGCACTATATTGCCGCCACTAAACAACGTgatctatcccactgttatcagactcttggatGATAaggtggattcttgacctcacaatctacctcactatAATCtggtactttattctgcattctgttaccgttttcccttgttctacctcaatgccctGTGTATCAGATCtgacctgtatgaacagtgtgcaagacaagcttttcactgtttctcggtacatgtgacaataataaaccaattccaataccaatTTCACATTAGCTCCAGTAAATTAgttataataaatctgattctgattcctgtagCAATTCCCTTGATTATCACAGCACCATGCAGATCGAAAATCACATTTATGTAAAACTAGTTGTATGAACTTGACTCCACCAGCAAGAAAGCCAGCACCTCAGAGTTCCAAGGCTGCTGCCTACTCATATTGGATTTTCCTCCCTCTCAGCGTGCACTCAAGTTGTtacatttattttgtttattctCTAGTGTATGTTAagtataatttatagtaatttaactTTATgttcagatctggagtaacaatcacttTGTTCTCCATTGCCttcgtgtactgaagaatggcaataaacaattttgaatcttgaaggtTAATTTATGTTTGTTAAGACATcggagaattaggccactcggaccacccagtttgctctgccattccaacatagccaatctcaaagttcaaacttcaaaataaatttattatcaaactacatttatgtcatcatatacaaccctgagaatcattttcttgtggacactcACACTattaatccataatagaataacaaccataatcgaattaatgaaagaccacaacaaATAGGCATTgagtgtgcaaatgacaacatactgcacaaatacaaaaagaaagaataataataaataaatatgcaataactatcaagaacatgagatgaagagttcctgaaagtgagtccacaggtagtgggaacatttcagtgataacAAAAAtagagttaa contains:
- the meig1 gene encoding meiosis expressed gene 1 protein homolog encodes the protein MSLQNDGTEEKNVKPKFMSRARHWTEEIENLYRFQQAGYRDEVEYKQIKKVDGVDRWPETGYVKKLQRRDNTFYYYNKKRECEDNDVQKVKVYAY